Sequence from the Prionailurus bengalensis isolate Pbe53 chromosome A3, Fcat_Pben_1.1_paternal_pri, whole genome shotgun sequence genome:
TGTTTTCCCACAGTGGTAGCTGTGAGGCTGGGAACCAGACCAGAGCCACAGCCTCTTCAAGCCAGCTTTGGCTTCTGGCCAAAGGGAGAAGTTAGGGcactgggaggcagggagagtggggaggggcttgGTTTCCCAGAACTCTGGGAAGGCGAAGTGGGAGTGAGGGGTAAAAGGAGGGGAACTTCTTAGAGCTTAAGGTTGTATGGACTGGCTTGTGTGAGGATGGGGCTCTGAACCAGCTTAGGGGAGGAAAGGCTACCTCCATCCTACCTATGCCCTAGGAATTGTTAGTCCTGAACACTTCAGCTATGCGGAGCATGGAACTTCCCCACTACCACCCAGTGTGCACCAAGCCACTGCCCTATCTAAGTAGTGGTACAAGGAGGGCCCAGATACTTGTAAGGAAAACAAGCCCCAGCCTGGATTCTGTAATTCATGCCCACAGATAGAGACAGTTGAAAAGTCCTCCCCACACGCGACTGGTCTGGAGGGCCTGCGGTGGCTGAAATGGGCCGCTGCCCCGGGTGTCCTCAGCTGTAGGAAAGGGCTATGAATCTGGAGACTTCTGGGTACGCTAAGATTCCTGCATGGTCAATAAACCCATGCCCTGAGGATGTTGACATATGAAGACTGATTCAGTAAATTAGGTTCCCACTGTGGAATTGGGGGTTCGGCACAACCCAACGGCCCGTCCCTGGCCTCGGGGCTTACATGCTCCTAGTGGCAGGACAAGTGACCCCCTTCCTCCTACGGGGTCTTCCAAGAAATGGGCAGGAGGCAcgtgaagaaggaggaggaagcgAGGTCACTGGGCCTTGGGGTGTGGAAAGACAGGACGAAGACCTTGGGGCGCGACCGGCGACTCCTGCCCTGGAGAAACCGGTGGCACACAGAACCTGGAGGGCCAGGCTCTGACAAGCGGCCGCACCCGCCCGCTGCGTCCGTGCAACCTACGAAGCGGGGGCTCCGGCGCCATCCgcccggaggtgggggggggggggggggcggggcggggcgagggaaTCCTACGCTGCGGCCTCCGCACTCCGCTTAGCCTGGGACGCCCTCGCGCGGCCGCCTCGGAGCGCGGTGGTGCGCCATAAGCCCCGCCCCGCCGCTTCCATTGATTCCCGAGCTAAAGCCCAGCTGGGTCGGCCTCCGAGGAAATCTTCGGCCGCCGAGGGGCGGATCCCAGAGCTGGTGCTGCCTCTGCTGCGTCCGCTCCGCCCACCCGCTGCGGCCGCGCGTGCGCACaaccggcgggggggggggagggcgggcgcCAAGGCTGGCATGGCGGCGCCGCGGCCCTGCGCCGATAGCCCGTGCTGCTCTCATCCGGGTGTGGCGTCCGGTGTGCAACAGACGCTGGAGGAAATGGACTTCGACAGGGGTGAGGCTCCCCGCTGTCTCCAGGTCGCGGCACAAGGAGATGGCCGAGAAGCGGGACCCCGAGGGCCGCAGCGAGCCGGGTGGGAGCCCAGGGGGGCAGTGGGCTCCCAGCCCCCGCGTCAGTGAGATCCCACCAGGCACCTGGCAGGGGCTCCGCCACTAGAAACTTCGTCTCGTGTGCaggttgggaaactgaggccctggtTTTGTTACCTTCCCAAGTGGTGGGGCGGAGCCCGTCTCAGCTGGTGCGCCCCCTAGAGACTCGGGGCCCCTCGGGTGTCTGGGGCGCCGGGCGGCAGAATCAGCAGCTCGGGGTATTGCAACTACCCGGAGGGCACGGAGCTTCAGAGGGGGCTGCGCTGCGAAGAGAACTAACGTTCTAACCTCAGGTGTGAGCCCTAGTGTGTCAGATCCTGTAGGCTTTAGATATGGCACACACGGCCCTCAGCGCAGGTGATGTTATCTCTCCCTTTGGGACCTGAGAAGTAACTATTTTACCCCAGACTGTAAGGAGATCGTATCGCCAGTAAGGAACACAGTAACGCTGAAAAAAAATGTCCTCTTTTCTTGGGAAGCTGTGTATTATCCCTCTGTGCAGAGGCAGCTTATTCAGTAATAACACTGTCCTCAATTGTTGGGTAGATGCTACTGCTTTATATGCATTCTGACCCAACTATTAAGTGACTCTTGCATCTGCTTACTTCCCTCCACTTCTGCCACTCTCTGGGCTACTGAAGCAATTCCCTCATGGGCCTTCCTGCTTCCACTCCTGACCTCCAATGGTGTTTTCTTCTCTACATAGAGGCCAGAGTAACTTTTTGAAGGTATTAAATCAGGTGATTTCATTgctcttagaataaaattcaGATTCCTTCCATGGCCTACAAACTGATCTAATCCCTGCCCGTTCTACTTCTCTGCCCTCATTTTATTcctcatccttttctttccccagtcACTGCACTTCAGTTACACTGGGCTCAATTTTGGTTTCTCAGACATGCAAGGTCTCTTTCTGACTTAAGGCCATTGTACTTGCTGTCCCAGCTCCTTGGAATGAACTTCCTGCAACATCGGGCTAGCTAATGCTTTTCTCTCTGGTCTCAGGTCAAATGTCACCTCAGAAAGACCCACCCTGAACACCCCATTCTAGTAGTTCTCAGCTGGGGGCAGTTCTGATCCCAAATGGtctttggcaatgtctggagacaattTCAGGTGTTACTGGGAGGGTGCTATGGCATCTTGTAGGTCGAGACCAGGGATGTTGGTgtacatcctacagtgcacaggacagttCCTCATAGCGAAGAATTATCTGGTATAAAATGCCAATTGTGCTGCTATTGAGAAAGAAACCTTGCCCTATCCAAAGTAGGGCCCCTTACCCTCCAGGTTACTCTGATATATTACATTACTTTCATTAAAGCAGTTTTCACAACCTGACATtactttgtttacttatttattatctatttcccACACATGGGAAAGATCCTTGTCTGTTTTCTTGTGtggattctttttcttcatatctaCTTTCTGGGTTTATTTTCCCGTTTCCTGGAGTATATCCTTTAAAGTTTTTTCAGTGAGTATGCTTctccaacattcattcattcatttctctctctctctctctctctcgactgTTATAAAATTCTACgttgacagttattttttttttatccctcaaacctttgaaaatatttttcctttatcttcttttgtCTGCTACTGTTGTTAAGAATTTAGCTGATAATCTGCTTGTTACTCTTCCATGACtggtgattttttcttttttggtaacttAAATGTTCTCTTTATTCTTGATGTTTGGTCATTTCACCATGGTAGATTTGTTTTGATCAGTTCTCCTTCGGATTTAATGTGGTTTTCATCTGAGAACTCATGGTTGCCTTTACTTGAgaataattctctctttttttatgcttagttatttttgagagagagagacagacagagtgtgagtgagggaggggcagagagagcaggagacacagaatccgaagcaggctccaggctcccagctgtcaacacagagcccaatgcgaggcttgaacccatgaactgtgaaatcatgacctgagctgaaatcaaacgcttaaccaactgacccacccaggcacccctacttcaGAATAATTCTTAGATGATATCTCTTCAGACATTTCCTCTCCTATTCTGtccagtttctcttttttaaactcCTATTAGACACATGTTGGTACAGTCTTCTATGTTTCTTtacctctttttaatatttttgtctttaccATTCTGCATTCTGGGTGATTTCCAAGTCACTCATTGTCTCTCCAGCTGGGTCTACAGTACTGTCCAAccatctgttgttgttgttgttttatctcagtgattctattttttaatttactgactttttttttttttaagtaatctctaaaacCGACctgggactcagactcatgaccccaagatcaagagtcacatgctcaaccagccgagccagccaggtgcccctgacttttgTCTTAGatctccttgttctttttttaccCCTAACGTTCTGTTGATTTGTGGATTCTATTCCTTCATCTTTGTGAACACattaaatgttgttttattttttaaagaaaattttaatgtttatttttgagagagagagtgagcacaagcgagcgaggggcagagagagggagacagactctgaagcaggctctgtgctgtcagcgcatagcccaacatgggactcaaatgcatgaactgtgagatcatgacctgagcttaagtcggatgctcaactgagccatccaggcacccctaaatgttgttttaaagtcttttagaTTGTGTTGTTATGGCTGATTTTTAAAGCAcgcatttttccatttgttgtaTTTGCTGACTGTCTCACATGGCAGTGgatttcttcttgttttacaGCTTCTAATTTTTGAGCTCATAGGCTGAGCGGTGGGATGTCCTGTTTTGTAAGAGATTATCCACATACCTCTGTTGGCTTCTGGaggtataaaacatttttttttttaagttgcctcTGTGCAGCCCTTATAACATTCACTTGTCTGGGTCCATTTTTATTACAGATCCAGATTATGACGTACTCTTAGCTTGGGGGTTCTGCTCCCTAAggggtataaataaatataggtcCCACATCTCCAagttgcttgattttttttaggtttcttctgcctgtgctgtcttctaACACCTATTGAAATGGtgccttttctcatttcctttaagtTTATATTCAGATGTCACCTTATCAAAGATGCCATCTGTGACCAGTGCTCATAtcccttctctgctttatttttcttcataggtCTTAGTACCAcctgacttatttttttcctgtttgtctccTATAATTAGAATGTAACCTCCATAAGACTAAAATTTGCAGGGCAAGGGGAGCACTGGAGATCAGGGATCTTTAATTCTTGGCTGATCCCTAATGCCCAGAAGAGTGCGAGATACAtagtaagtattcagtaaatatttgcggAATGAGTGAAGTGCCTGTGCCTGGCAGCTTGCTTCTTGCTGGTATTCAGACCAGGAAAGTAGAGATTTTCCAGTCCCAGTTCATCCATGACATGGTACTTCCTGCCCCCCAGCTTTGTGCACAGAACCTTGCTGTATCTATTCCCTGCCATACACATGGCCTGCAGCCTTTGATGCAGACCCTGCCCAGTTGTTCAGCCAAAGCCTCTAAGATGCATGTgcaggcacacctgggtggctcagttggttaagtgctgacttcgactcaggtcatgatcttgcggttcatgggttcgagactgcatcgggctctgtgctgacagctcagagcctggagcctgctttggattctctctctctctctctctgtctctctctgcccctcaccttctcacactctctttcaaaaataaacattaaaaaattttttttaattatctatgTCTAGTTACAAGGACTTTTGGGATTCTGCAGACTCAGTACCTGCTCACCGCTTTGGCTGTGGTTTTCACCTTGTTCTGGCAGCTGGTAATGGCCTTCTCTTGCTTTTAAATTTGCCtgtgtattcaaatattttaaacattacctTATCCAACATTTGTGTATTTGAAGTGGTTTGAAGAAGGGATTTCTGTGTCTGCTCAATTCTACTATCCTGATTAGACAAAgccccttatctttttttttttttaacgtttatttatttttgagagagtgggggaagggcagagagaaagggagacacagaatccgaagcagattccaggctctgagttgtcagcacaaagcctgacatggggctcgaacccacgaaccacgagatcacgacatgagccaaagtcagatgcttaactgacagccacccaggcaccccagcccttTGTCTATCTTGTCCACGGCTACGTCACCACCTCCTAGGACAGCCCTTGGCACAGAGGAGATCTCAGTTAATatcatctgttgaatgaataaatcccccattttataggtgagaaaatggagatcAAGAGGTAAAGGAAGCGCTAAAAGTCTCCAGTCATTCAACATTATCCAGCACTTTGGTTGTCTTTCCACAGGAATCTGGTCAGCAGCCCTGAATGGAGACCTAGGTCGAGTGAAATATTTAATCCAGAAGGCAACAGACCCTAGCCAGCCTGACTCAGCTGGCTACACTGCTCtggtgagctggggaggaacacAGGGTCAGAGGAGGGAGAAGCTTTCACGTGGGATACGTGCTCCCTGTGGGGAAGGGGGTTATGTTGCCTTTACTCctgccctttcttctctcctagcAGGTTTTCTGTTTTAAGCATCAGGTgaacctgttttttttgttttttttttaattagtgttaaaGTGCTTTACatcaattatttcatttcatttcctaacAGTTCTGTGACATAGGAataattattatcctcatttgcCTGTTGAGGAAACTGATGCTAGAAATTTAGAAGCTTGCCCAGGTCATATAGCTGATGGAGATCGTCCTCTTGCTCCTGAGCCCATGCTCTCACCCCTCCACCACCCTCATTGCCTGCCTGGGCTCTGCTGTCTGAACTTGGTCTCTTTTCCCTGCAGCACTATGCCAGCCGCAACGGGCACTATGCTGTATGCCAGTTCCTGCTGGAAAGTGGGGCTAAGTGTGATGCCCAAACCCATGGGGGCGCCACTGCTCTGCACCGGGCAAGCTACTGTGGGCACACTGAAATTGCACGGCTCCTGCTGTCTCATGGGTCCAACCCCAGGTTGGTAGATGACGATGGCATGACCAGTTTGCATAAGGTAtgctcccttccccccttcaAAAACTTGGTTTTTGTCATTATAAAAGTTATAACATGTTTGCTGTAGAAAACATGGGGaaagcagaaaagggaaaatgcaaatcactTATAATGCCAGTGCTTACCAGTCATCACTTTAGGATTAACGTATCTGGCATTTTTCCTGTGCATGTAAACTAGAATTAAATGtatggcatcattttttttttctttcctttagtgaTATGCCATGAATGCTTTTCCATGAAGTTAGTTTTCTGAAGCTCACACCTACTTTAGGGgcagcccctggctggctcagtcagtagagcatatgactcttgatttggagttgtgagtttgtgCCTTACAttgcgtgtagagattacttaaaaatcttcaaaaaaaaaaaaaaagttgaatgaaGCTTACACCTATTCTTACCTGTCCCTGTAGCCCACTTTCCATACTATAACCAGAGTGATTGCTTAATTAACCTTCTGACCAGAAATACCTACACATGGTGAAGAGTTTGAAGAGTACAAAACAGTGCAGCAGGAAAATGATTCCCTTCCACCCTGATGCCTGGTTCGTCGATCTTCTAGGGCACCTCCCTCAAGGCATCACTGTTACTGATTTATTATGCATATTTGAGAAATGGTTTATGCATGTTTATGGCCtatgtgtatacatttattcTTCTCTCGGCTCCACTTGGTTTTCTCCCAGAGTgatggtttttaaattaattctgatCATGCCACACCTTAGAGGCCTTCAAGGCCTTAAGCTGCTTTACAAGGCTGTCTGGGGTTAGCCCCTGCCTGCTTCTCcagtttatcttttcttcttctcttctcttttcctttctttctttttctttctttctttctttctttctttctttctttctttctttctttctttctctttctttctttctttctttctttctttctttctttctttctttcttttctttctttctttctttcccttccttccttccttccttccttccttccttccttccttccttccttccttatatatttatttatttaaacaaccAACACACAGTAAAGAATATTTTggagggcaccagggtggctcagtcagttgagcacttgGACTcaagactcttggtttcggctcaggtcatgatctcatagttcatgagattgagccctgtgttgggctctgtggagccactttgggattctctgtctccctctctgtctgcctctcccctgctctactgcacgcactctttctctctcaaaataaataaacatttttttataaaagaatactttTGAATTGTAGCCTACAAAACATAATTCTGGatgtgaagttttattttattatttttaaaatgtttgtttatttttgagagtgagcaggggaggggcagagagagggggacagaagatctgaagtacagatgcggggcttgaattcacaaactgtgagattatgacctgagccaaagtcggacactcaaccgactgagccacccaggtgcccctaaattgtaaaacagaaacatttaagTAGTTGACCGCCTGACTTACCATCAGAACCTGTGGCAGACACTTTTCCTGTCCACCAAAAATTTGTGTTCACTCTTCATATTAGAGACATGTCTCAAAGGGGGCTCTGCAATCACAGACAACTTTCAGTTCCCTCTAGCATGTAGTGTGGCAAGTTCTCAGCCATTAGAAGACAAGACACATTGATGAGCTTTCTCTAGGAGGGTTTTATTTTAGCAGCCAGTGTTCCTCCTCCACACACTCTACTCTGCCTCCCCAGGCAGTAACAGAGACAGCTAGGGGTCAGCAAGTCCACAGCAAGCAATCTGGACTCCAGAAGCATGAGAGGAAGGTGCTTGTTTAAGTACAGTAGCCTTGAAATGTTAGGTCAGCAAAGATAGagttcttacttttatttattttttacacctGACTGTTGAATAATacatgttataattattttttaatgtttatttatttagagagttttgagagagcgcaagtgggggagggacaggaagggaggaagacacagaatctgaaacagactcccagctctaagctgtcagcacagagcccggtgtggagttcgaactcacaaaccttgatatcatgacctgagcccaagtcagacatttaactgactgagccacccagacatcccagtacatgttattttttaaaaaaatatatgatgggAGCAGGGGTAACACTTTGATACAGACACTagtagatacattaaaaaaaaattgtagtaggggttttttttgttgttttttttaatgtttatttttgagagagagcgagggaggggcagagagagagggagacacagaatctgaagcagggtccaggctctgagctatcagcacagggcctgatgcagggcttgaactcaacgatctgcaagatcacgacctgagctggagtcggatgtttaaccactgagccacccaggcgcccctgtttttgttttttttatatacttcatGATACGTCTTATATGAGGTATAGGCATAACGTACACCACCATAATAAGTCAAGTCAAAggaatttttttg
This genomic interval carries:
- the ANKRD39 gene encoding ankyrin repeat domain-containing protein 39 — protein: MAAPRPCADSPCCSHPGVASGVQQTLEEMDFDRGIWSAALNGDLGRVKYLIQKATDPSQPDSAGYTALHYASRNGHYAVCQFLLESGAKCDAQTHGGATALHRASYCGHTEIARLLLSHGSNPRLVDDDGMTSLHKAAEKGHTDICSLLLQHSPALKAVRDRKARLACDLLPCDSDLRDLLAS